The genomic interval CGGATAATTACCAGGAAGACCCTCCAAATGGGATAGCGCACAGGACATCCCCCACAAATATCGGGTTTGCGCTGATATCCGTATTGGCAGCCCGGGATTTGGGATATATGGGTATCCTTGAGATGGGAGAACGACTAAATAATACATTAAAGACAGTGGAAAAACTGGAAAAATGGAAAGGACATCTATACAACTGGTATGATACCAGGACGCTTGAAATTTTAAGACCACGGTATATTTCGACTGTAGATAGTGGAAATTTTATTGGATATTTAATGACCTTAAAACAGGGCCTTAAAGAATATATGGGTAAACCGTTAGCGGATATGAACCTGGTATTAGGACTGAGAGATACTATTCATCTTTTAAAGGAAGAAGATAATGGTGTTCCTTTGGATACCCAATTGCTTGAAGAAGTTGTTCGTGACAGAGACATTTCATTAGTAAAATGGAATAATCTCCTGCAGCATTTATTACAAAGTGATAATAAGCTAAATAGTGCTGGTGAACAGAGTAAATATAAGTGGTTAACCAAGGTTTATCATATGTTATCTTCTTTTGAAAAAGATATAAAAGAGCTTATGCCATGGGTAAGACTTATAGATACTATGCCTGAAGCAATACAAGAGGAGAAAAATGTTTATGCAAAAGCCTCCAGGGAAATAAAAGATATTTTTGACAGGCTGCAGCAAAGTTCATCTTTAGCCGGATTAAACGAGGTATGCAGGCAGTCTATACCCCGTATTGATGCGGCAATAGGATTTATAGAGGGAGTTAAAAAGAAAAATAGTCAGCATGATGCAACTCTTGCATGGGCTAGGGAAGTAAAAAACGAGTTGGAAAGATCCAGTATAAATATTTTAAAAGCTTTAGATGTGTTCAATGATTTGATAAATAGGATACAAACAATCATAGACGGGACAAGTTTTGTGCCTTTGTTTGACAGCAAACGGCAATTGTTCTCTATAGGCTACAATGTTGAGGAAGAGCAGCTGACAAAATCCTATTATGACTTATTTGCTTCTGAGGCCCGTCAGACAAGCTTTATAGCTATTGCAAGAGGGGAAGTGGACCTAAAGCACTGGTATAGATTAGGACGCAACCTTACCATGGTGGACGGATATAAGGGGCTGGTATCATGGACAGGGACCATGTTTGAATACCTGATGCCCCTGCTGATTATGCGTAACTATAAGAATACCCTTTGGGACGAAACCTACCGGTTTGTAGTGGAAAGCCAGCGGAAATACGGCAGGCAGAGACAGGTGCCGTGGGGAACATCCGAATCGGGATATTACGCTTTTGATATTAACCTTAACTATCAATATAAGGCTTTTGGAGTTCCCGAGCTGGGGTTAAAAAGAGGTTTATCCAATGATATGGTGGTAGCACCCTACGCAACTGTAATGGCATTAATGGTTGATCCTGTAAATGCCGCTGCCAATATGAAACAACTAAAGGAAGAAGGAGCCGAGGGCCTGTACGGGTTTTACGAGTCAATAGATTATACTCCCGAAAGGCTGTCACATAACCAGAAAAACAGTATTGTAAAAAGCTTTATGGTACATCACCAGGGTATGAGTTTAATGGCTTTGGTAAACTATCTCAATCATAATATTATGCAAAACCGTTTTCATGCCGAGCCAATGGTGAAGTCAGCAGAACTTTTGCTGCAGGAAAGAGTACCGACCCGGGTAATTTTAACAAAAGAACATAAAGAAAAGATAGAACCTTTTAAACCGATAGAGCAGGAACATGAGGAAGTTGTAAGAATTTTAGGAATACCGGGTTCTCCTCTTCCACAGGCACATATTCTTTCAAATGGAAGTTACTCGGTAATGCTCACCGACAGCGGTTCGGGGTATAGCAGAAATCAGGGAAATGCTGTAACAAGATGGCGTGAAGATTTAAGTTTTGGAAATTTCGGGATGTTCTTTTATATACAAAATTTAAATTCCAACAATGTATGGTCAGCAACCTATGCACCTTATTATGACCGACCGGAAGAATACAAGGTGGTTTTTTCGGCTGACAAGGCAGAATTTTTACGAAGAGATGGGAATATTGACACCCATACCGAAATTGTGGTTTCACCTGAGGATAATGCGGAAATAAGAAGAATTTCACTCACCAATCACAGTGAGCATACCAGGACGCTGGAAGTAACCAGTTATTTTGAAGTTGTCCTGACTTCCCAATCAGCTGATGTTGCACACCCTGCTTTTAGCAACCTGTTTGTAAGGACAGAATTCCTTCCGGAATACAACTGCCTGTTAGCAAACAGGAGGCCCAGAGAAGAGGGGAAAAACACAATATGGGCAGTGCATACTGTGATGGTGGAAGGTGAGGCTGTTGGAGGCATCCAATATGAGACAGACCGCACAAAATTTATAGGCCGAGGTAGAAACCTATCCAATCCCTTAGCAATGGATGTAGACCAGCCTTTATCAAATACAGTGGGGCCGGTATTGGACCCTGTCATGAGTTTAAGATGCAGGGTAAAGATAGGGCCGGGTCAAACTGCCCGTATTGCATATATTACCGGAGTAGGTAACAACCGTGAAGAAATAATAAAATTAACTCAAAAATACCAGGAAGCTGCTGCTGTTGCCCGTGCTTTTGAATTAGCTTGGACGCGCAGCCAGGTAGAGACCAGGTACCTGGGACTTAAATCCGGGGAAGAAGAGGTTTTCCAGAATATGCTTTCACAAATCCTCTTCGCCAGTCCGCTGCGTAGAAGACGGGAGAGTATCATTCAGAATAATAAAAAAGGACAGCCGGCCTTGTGGGCATATGGCATTTCCGGTGACGTTCCAATTGTATTGGTGATCATTGGGAAGACCGATGAAATGGATATTGTCCATCAAGTATTAAAGGCCCACGAATATTGGAGAATGAAAGGCTTAAGTGTTGACCTGGTTATTCTGAATGAGGATGAAGGCAGTTACACGCAGCCTTTACAAAATTTGCTCCGTGATATCGTTTCGGTTAGCCATGCCCGGGAACTTCAAGATAAACCGGGAGGGGTATTCATCAGGTCGGGCAGGACCATGCCGGAAGAAGATAAAATATTATTGCTAACCGTTGCGCGTATTGTACTAAGAGGAGATGATGGTCCTTTATCTTCACAAGTAAAACTTGAAACAGACAAGCTGGCTTTACCCGGTATAAAAGAATGGAAAAAAGAGCCTAAGATATATGAAATGCCAAAAGTGGAGATTAAAGAACTATCCTACTATAACGGTTGGGGCGGATTTAGTGCTGATGGGAAAGAGTACATTATACAACTAAAAGAAGATCAGCATACTCCGGCTCCATGGATGAATGTCATTTCGAATCAACGGTTTGGCTTTCAGGTAACCGAATCGGGAGGAGGTTATACCTGGTCGGAAAACAGCAGGGAAAATAAATTGACACCCTGGTCCAATGACCCGGTCAGCGATCCCAATGGAGAAGTGTTTTATTTAAGAGATGAGGACACGGGTGAATTATGGTCTATTACTCCGTTGCCAATACGTGAAGCAGAACCTTATATTATCAGGCACGGACATGGCTATTCAATTTTTGAACATACCAGCCATGGCATTAAACAGGAACTCATAGAATTTGTGCCCAGACAGGAGTCTGTAAAAATTTGCATGATAAGGCTGAAAAACTTGTCACAGGAAACTAGAAGTCTGTCAGCCACATACTATATACGGCCTGTATTAGGAGTAAGCGATCAATTGACCGCACAGTATATCGCAACAAGAGTGCATGATGATACAGGTATATTATTAATTGAAAATAGTTATAATTCTGACTTCCCGGGAAGAATTGCTTTTATGGATGTATCTGAAAAAGAACGCAGTTTTACCGGAGACCGTACAGAATTTTTTGGACATAACGGTGATATGAGTAACCCGGAAGCCTTAAAACGCGAGAGGCTTTCCAACCGGACCGGGGCGGGGTACGATCCCTGTGCATCAATGCAGGCAAGGGTAGACCTGGATGCTGGCGAAGAGAAAAAAATAGTTTTTCTGCTGGGTCAAAGCAAGGATGTGGATGAGATTATTTCTATTTGTAAAAAATACAGGAGTATTCATGAAGCAGAAAAAGAATTGCAATCGGTAAAAGCATTTTGGGAGGATACACTGGGAGCAGTAAAAGTAAAAACACCCGACATCTCTATGGATTTAATTTTAAATGGATGGCTGTTGTACCAGACAATATCCTGCAGAATATGGGCAAGGTCTGCCTTCTACCAGTCTGGTGGGGCATACGGGTTTAGAGACCAGCTCCAGGATGTGATGGCAGTTGTTTATGTGCTTCCGGAATTAACACACAGCCAGATATTGAGACATGCTGCCCATCAGTTTGTTGAGGGAGATGTCCAGCACTGGTGGCACCCTGCTGCAGAAAAGGAAAGCGGCGCCGATAAAGGAATACGTACCAAATTCTCTGATGACCTGGTATGGCTGCCTTTTGTTACTGCCGATTATATTGAAAATACAGGGGATTGGAATGTGCTTCAGATTGAAATACCATATATAGAAGATGAGCTTCTGAGGGAAGGTGAAGATGAGAGATACAATATACCCCGCCTGTCTCAAGAAAAATCATCAGTCTATGAGCACTGTGTCCGGGCAATTGACCGGGCGCTGAGGTTTGGACAGCATGGTATTCCTTTAATGGGCTCAGGAGACTGGAATGATGGTATGAGTACAGTGGGTAATAAAGGCAGAGGGGAAAGTGTATGGCTGGGTTGGTTCCTATACACCACGCTTGCCCGCTTTATTCCTATATGTGAATATCAACAAGACTTTGAGAGGGCAGAGCGATACAAATCCATTTCCCAGGAAATAGTAAAATCCCTGGAAGCCAATGCATGGGACGGCGGCTGGTACCGTAGGGCTTACTTTGATGATGGTACACCTATGGGTTCTGCACAGAATCCCGAATGTAAAATTGACTCCCTTGCACAGTCATGGTCGGTGATTTCGGGGGCAGCAAAGCCGCACCGTTCGAAGGAAGCCATGGGAGCGCTGGAGCACTATTTGATAAAAAGAGATGAGGGGCTTATTATGCTGCTCACCCCGCCTTTTGACAAAGGTGAATTAAAACCTGGATATATTAAAGGCTATGTACCGGGCGTTAGAGAAAACGGCGGCCAGTATACACATGCAGCAATCTGGGTAATCCTGGCCTTCGCAAAAATGGGAGATGGAGACAAAGCCTGGGAAATGTTTAACCTTATCAATCCTGTCAACCATGCCCGTACTCCGATAGAAGCCGCCCGGTACAAAGTTGAGCCTTATGTAATGGCAGCCGACGTATATGCTGTCCCACCCCACGTCGGACGCGGCGGATGGACATGGTATACAGGGGCAGCCGGTTGGATGTACAGGGTAGGTGTCGAACATATCCTGGGACTGAAAAAACGTGGAGAAACGCTTATCATTGACCCTTGCATTCCTAAAGATTGGGACAGCTATCGTATGGAATACAGATATAAGGATACAAAATATGTAATCCATGTAATGAATCCCGATAGAGTAAATAGAGGCGTAAAAATGATAAAGCTTGACGGAAAGGAATCAGAAAATAGGGCAGTACCGCTGCTTGATGACAGGAAGGAGCACTATGTGGAGGTCACGATGGGGAAGAAGATAATTTAATGTTCATAAAAAGTTCATATTTTTTTAAAATAAAAGACACGTGTTGGACACATTCCATGGATAGAATAAAACCATCAAAGGATGAAGGGAGGTGGAATTGATGAAAAGCAAGAAGATACTGGCAATCCTGGCGGTTGTTATGATGCTGATAGTACCTTTTTCAGTATTTGCCGCCACATCGGATACTCCTGTCGCAAAAACCGTGCGAGGATTTTTCGGAATCGACGTATCCAACCTTAGCGACCAGCAAAAAGCCGATTTAACGGATTATGCCAAAAAAATGGCTGATTTGCAGAAGGAATTTATCAACAGGATGGTTGACAATGGTTCAATGACCAAGGAACAGGGTGACGCTGCCATCCAGAGAATTGATGAGGCCATTCAGGACGGGGACATAACCGGCTTCCTGAAAGGAATGGGAAAAGGCGGATTCGGCGGTCATGAAAAGCGCGGCGAATTTGGCATGGGCAGAATTGACACATCCAAACTTACCGACCAGCAAAAGGCCGATTTGACCGATACATTGAAGAAGATGGCTGATACGCAGAAGGATTTCATCAATGCTATGGTTGACAATGGTACAATTACAAAAGTACAGGGCGATACCGCCATCCAGCGGATTGACGATATGTTGGAAAACCTGGACAGCAATGGTTTAACCAATGGCATGATGATGGGAAAAGGTGTCATGGGCGGTTTGGGTTTTAAAGGATTATTTGGAGTGGATGTTTCCAAATTTACCGATGAGCAGAAAGCTGACTTGACAAATTATTCCCAGAAGATGGCTGAATTGCAAAAAGAATTGGTCAACAAGATGGTCACCAGCGGTCTCATGACCCAGGAACAAGGAGACGCTGCCGTCCAGAGGATTGATGATATGCAAAAAAATATTGCTGAAAACGGTTTCCCAACTGTTGAAAAGGGTTTCGGCGGTAGAATGAAAAAAGGCCGTTTTCAATGATATGTCAACAGCTCATAAATAAAATACTCCCAATAAATGAAACAGCATGGCGTTTTCCATATACATTAAATTTTTTGAACCCCTTGTTTCGGATTGTATCCCTCGAGGTCCGAAATAAGGAGGTTCTTTTTTACTCCTGCCTCAATGTTGCTATAGTTTTGAGGAGATTTATCTCAAAATCAAAAACCAAAAAACCATAGGGACAGTCCGAAACCACTGAAAAAGTCCGGTTCAGCAGAAAGAAGGGCTGCGACTTGGGGACGGTTCGTCTGTCGAATGCGATTTTCATGCGACTGAGGAACCGTCCCCAAGTCGCAATTGTCATTTTATCCTGCGCAAAATGATTTCCTCATGCCTGGACACTTCTTTTTCTATTCTTTCCAACTGTTCTGAATTCTGTTTCCACCCATCAAAAAGCGCTTCAATTTTAGGCTTTATTTCTTGCTCCATAATCATTTCGAGCTTTTTCTGCCTTTCTTCAAGCTTTCTTTGCCCTTCTTCAAGCTTTCTTTGCCCTTCTTCAAGCTTTCTTTGTCCTTCTTCAAGCTTTCTTTGCCCTTCTTCAAGCTTTCTTTGTCCTTCTTCAAGCTTTCTTTGTCCCTCTTCAAGATTCCCTTGTCCACGTTTCAATTCATCTAAATCAGATGTAACTTTACTTACTTGTACCGCAATCAGCTCAAGCAATTCCCTGTCAGTCATCATTAACCACCCTTCTTTGAAGTTTAAAGAAACGACGAACTTTTCCTTTGCAAATGATTATATCATTTCCATTCTTTAAAAATCAATCACCAAAATAGAAAATAAACCATAGGGAAAATAAACCAGAAACCATAGGGACAGTCCGAAACCACATAGGAGCTATAAAAACTTATTCCGCTGGTTACAAGTCCAGATAAAGCAGAGGTTTTCCTTCCTCATAGGAGCTATAAAAACCTTATGAATGCATTTAATATAGCAGATAATGACGAGTTTTCCTTCCTCATAGGAGCTATAAAAACATATGACAAGATGCTTCAATGGGTTAGAGAAGGGGGGTTTTCCTTCCTCATAGGAGCTATAAAAACAGTACAAAATTATTGAATTATCTCCACCACATGAACGTTTTCCTTCCTCATAGGAGCTATAAAAACCAAAATATAAAAATAATAATATAATAAGAATAGAAGTTTTCCTTCCTCATAGGAGCTATAAAAACTTTGGAAAACAAAATCCACATTATTGATTCTATTATGTTTTCCTTCCTCATAGGAGCTATAAAAACCAGATAAGTTTTTCATAGAATAATCCTTTACAGGGTTTTCCTTCCTCATAGGAGCTATAAAAACCTGTGGAAACAGCATAAAATCTGTATTTATATTTTACTGCATATTGGATGGTATTGCAATGAAAATCTTAAAAGCCTTGTAAAATCAATAAAGGGAATGTTGTCGACCCCCGGGGGTTTTTGCATTACCGGAGGTCGACAACATAAAAATTAAAAAAATTAAAATATTTTTACATATTTATCCATTTTGTTGATTTCCGAAATACATTCAATACATCCGAAGCCTTGTGCGTTTTTACTGCCAATTCCACAACTGTAAGCAATATCTACTATTTCATCATCTCCTTCTATAATAAATCCGCCGAGATAGGCATCATAGGGCCAGCGTTTATAAAAAGACACAACTTTTTTTATTTTGTTTTCATCTAAAATTTTCACATCAAGTTTACCACAGTAATCATCTTTATAAAAGGCTTTATATTTATAAAGCAGATTGTTTTTTATACTTATAATAAAATCCGTATCTTGTGGACTGTGAAAGGCCATGTTTTTTGTTTGGGAAGGTTTTGTCACAACTACCGGCGATATGGTTAATCCGGAAATCTTTTTGTATTTGTAATCTTTTTTTGCATAAACACCTTTCAAGCAAAGTTTGCCTTCTTTTAAATCAAAGCATTTTTTCTTAAGCAATCCGTCAATGAGATCAAATATAAATCTCTCATCGATGCTTGAAATGGTAAGATATATGTGTCCCGGTTTGATTCTGATGGAGTTTTTCAGTATTTCTTTATTTTCTATCACCATTCTTGAAAAGGTAAAAAGTTTAAAATTTTTATCATTATACCTGAACCCTTCATCATGTAAAAAAGTTGAATATTTTTCCTCAAGAAGGCTGTATATTTCTTTTTGTATGATATGGTTATAGTGCAGGGGGATTAGAATATCCTTTTTAGGTTCAAATACTATCTTTAATCTCATATTATTATTTTATATCCTTTCATACCTGATTTTTACCCATCCCGTTGGAATCATGTCTTTTTGGGCGATATTGATTGTGTAGGGCAGGTAATTGTCATGGTTTTTGATTTTAGTTTTATCAAAGGCCATTAAAGTTTTGGACAAAATACCTGCATAGCCTGTCTTACAAACAAACTGGTCCTCTTTTTCATTTTCTTTTTTCAACTGCTCGAAAAAGTCTTTCATCCTGTTGCCCAGGGAGGTCTTGCTTAACATTTCATATTCTGCATTAATAATGTTTTGAGATAATTTTTTTAGTCCTGCAAAACATTCTTCCACAGGAGTGTTTTCATCACAGCTGTTTTCAATAGAAATAATTGAAAGCTGTTTGTCATAATTATATGTATCATATTTGTACCATATTTCACCGGTAAATTTACTTCCAATTGTTGGTGTTTCAAAATAAAGAGGGATATCATGATTACTCTTTTTTTCTTTATTATTTTTTCTGTGAAATTTTATAATTTTTTCAATTGCCATTTCTCCGTCTTTAAGGACAAGGTCATGGCATACAATATTTTTAAAAATCAGCTTTATGACCTCAGCATCGTTTATTTGGTTTGAATGACTTTTATTATATTCTTCCAATCCTATCCAATTTTCCTTAAGTTTGTCGTTGTTGTTTGTGTTTATCATCACTGTATATTGATTTTTATCAAAAATATCGGCAAAAATGTCTTCCTTTATTTCTTTGTGATTTATTTTGACTGAATCTAATTTTAATTGGTTTTTTAATTTATGACTGTCAGTTCTGGAATAGCTGTAATGGCAGTCATGGATCCAATAGGCAAGATAGCCGGAACGAAGCATTCCTTTGACGGTTGTGCCGAAAATAACAGGCCTTTCTTCATGAGAGCCTTCATCCATGTTAATCTTTTTAATGTACCCAAATTTCTTTAGTTCCAGCTTGTTTGCTATTTCCATGTCAAGCCTGGCACTTCGCAAATATTTTTTGGCATAGGCATTTTTCATGATCTTATCTATTAATTCTTTATATTCGAGGTCCAGGTCATCTTCTTTTATGATTCCTTTTTCATAAAGATTGAATATATCTTCTGTTGAAACAAAATACAACCTGCCTTCATGGATGAAATATTCATGACTTTGGTATGAAATTTCCTTGCTTCCGCTCACACATGCAGGGGATAGGATTTCAAGTTCAATTTTATATCTGTTGATTGAGGGGGTTATATCCATCGCTTTTTCCCTCCGGTCTATTAATCTTTAATGGAAACACACATGTATATATAAAAATTTTTTGATTATCTTGTATGTACTCCGATATATACGGTCGTGCACTTTTGCATTTTATTATACATCCTCTGTCAGCGTAGAAGTACGGAGGTTTTACAATTTTCAGAGATTTGCCGTCATATCTCAATGTTTTGTATTTTATAAATTTGACGTCATCCATTACCTGTTTGAAAAATATTGTGGATGCCAGATTCAGTTGATATCCTTCATTTCCATTATCAAACAGGGCCAGCATTTGTTTGTCTTCTTTAAATATTCTGCCTGTTTCTGTTTTTATAAAATCTATTTTCCCGGTCCCGATTGAAATATCTGTCCCCATACCGGTTAGTTCTATCACTTTTAAAGCTGTTTCCATAAGGTCAACTACTTTTTTGTCTTTCGTGTATACGTAAAAACAGTATGTCTTGTTTCTATCGTATATATAATTTGTTTCATTAAATAAGTACCCTTCATCAACCGTCCCTGTTTTTCTGTTAATTTGTGTCCTCGGTCTTATGTTCTCTATTTCGCCGAGGGAGCAATGGAACCGGCTGTTTTTCTTCCATTCCCTGTAATGTTTTCTTTTTTCCCTTATTACATCGGATTGGCCGTGGAAGGTTTCGGCATTGAAGCTATTAACGGGCAATTGATTCAAAAGAAGCATGTCGCTTATAAGCGTATTTGAGTTTAACAATTTTTGCAGTTGTAATAAAACTTCATTTTGATCCATAATATCAAAATAGGTCTTAACGATATTTCCAAAAATGACAGGGGATATTAACCTTACATTCAGCGAGTTTATCTTAAAGTCTGTCCTATAAATCATTTTTGCACCTCTTCATTTTATGAAAATTTTATGAAAGACATTGCAGTACTTCAGCGGCTACGTCAAATTCCCATTCCCCGCCGTCAATGAATTCAACCTGCCCGTATCCCCTGCTGCCCGAACCTCCGATATAATTGTATTCCACCAGCTTAAAAGCAAGATTAAGCGCCTTTAACAAGTCTTCTTCCGTGTCTTTTTCAAATAATTTGAGGGCAATATTTACCTCGAATTCAACCCCTGCCGGTATCCTGTCAAATGTTCTCGGTTTTGCAGTTCCTTTGACCCTGTCTATTGTATTTTCTTTTTTTATCTCAACTCCAAAGGGCAGTACTTCGTTGATAATCCTTTTGCTTTTTTCTGTCATAAAAGCGTCTCTTACGATTATTCTTGTCTGTTCTCTTATATTTTCTGTTTCTTTATTATTTGCTTTGCCAAAAAGTTTGCAGATTGTACATTTACCACAATCACACGGTTTTGTGTATCCTTTGGCTATTTCAAGCACTGACCGCAAATTTCCCTTAATGGAAGAACCAGGAATATAAGGGTAACCGGTTAAAGGGTCCTTGATGATTGAATTATCCACTCCTCCGATTCTTATTTCTTCATCACTGCCCACAATTCTGATACCGCTTTTAACTCTCATAATCTTTTTAATGTTTTTTATCTTAATAAGTTTCATCGTTTTACTCTCCTTTCTTTAAGTTAGCCACAATACATTCAAACAGGTCCATAAATGCGTCGTAGTCTTTTTTGGATTTTACGTTATTCACGGCTATTTCAATAAAATCTTTCAAACTGTCATAATTTTTTTTGTTTTTTTCATCGTTCTTTTTTAGATCGTTTTTTTTCTTTTCAATTGCATAAAAAGATTTGTTTTTCATGAGCCTTATCATAGGTGAAATCCGCCTGTAGGCGTCTGCTTCAGTTTCTTTCATGTCAAGATCTTCAAGATTGTTTTGTATATTTTTTACAAATTCCTGCTGCAGCCGCATTTGAAGGCTTTTAAATGAGTCGTAGATATTTCTTATGCTGCTCTGGGTAATATCACTGTTCCTTAATATTTTTGCATAGTTTTCAATTAAATTCACAAGGTTTTCTTTTAAAATGCCGTCTGCCAAAAAGCCATCGTTTATCTCTTTTTTTAAGTCTTCTGGCAGGATACTTTCAGATTGCATATTTTGAATTTTGGAATGGTCATTTTTGGTATTTGTTGTTTTTTGATATGGTTTACTCATTCTCTTCACTCCTCACTTTTGTTTTTCTTATTGCAAGCTCCAGCACTAACCTGCTGAAATCCAGACTGTCCGCGCCAACATTGACAAGGTCGTACAAACTGCTTCTGATATGCTCTTTTTTTTCAGTGGATAAATCTTCTTTGGATATTACATTTCTTTCCATATAATAATTGAAAAGTGCGGCTTTTTTGGCTACCGCTATGGCACTTTTTCTTTCTTGATTTGTCATATTAATCAATTTAAGCATATCAAATAATAATTTTCTCGAAATATCATGGTTGTCAACCCGGTTTGCCAGTTCATTAC from Petroclostridium xylanilyticum carries:
- a CDS encoding GH36-type glycosyl hydrolase domain-containing protein, encoding MTDILNAMFIVLAAFVIFVLIYRHFSHSNKEAGEIQDALLGPEELERHAVEIARNHIVADDTRSISWLVPRMNDNYKLIAAVYNKLNEYAKNKKPTASAAEWLLDNFYIIEQQVKEIRQSLSKKYCSQLPVLKSGPLRGYPRVYAIALELVAHTDGRFNEKSLVSFIKAYQSQSLLSSGELWAMAIMVRIALIENIRHICEKIINSQQQFLKADETADLLLSRLEQPPEVLVQLMKENIKGMEKLTPSYTEHLLQRLKKQQHKAAPILQYLDERLVEQDNTAEKIIQQEHQEQAARQISIGNSITSLRLVSALDWSGIFECLSQVEQILRQDPAGIYPRMDFASRDYYRHEIERISRAAKINETQIARKAIECAQAVSKDNTDDERLGHVGYYLIGKGRAVLNDKIGYKPKGMQKIVQAAKNHPTFLYLSSIILITAVIAGVFISYAYRFTGRNNIWLSLLAGIVVLIPASDIAVAIVNWVSTRISRPVILPKLELENGIPENETSMVVIPTLLPNEERVRQLVSQLEVFYLANREKNLFFALVGDYKDAPQEEMPEETKIIQTAILGIKELNERYASKEQDIFYFFHRYRQYNAVQNKWMGWERKRGALIELNDLLQGSKETSFSVISGDLSKIPQIKYVITLDADTSLPKDAAKKLIGTMAHPLNRPVLDEKLGIVVEGYGLLQPRINVDIVSANRSFFSRVFAGQGGVDPYTTAVSDVYQDLFGEGIFTGKGIYDVDIFQKALKNAIPENTVLSHDLLEGSYVRAGLVTDIDFIDGYPARYSAYAARLHRWVRGDWQLIPWLASRVKDRQGKLVRNSLSTIAKWKIFDNMRRSLTAPALTILIALSFGVLPGNSLVWLSFAVLTLFFSLVTATVDAVLAKNYRFCGEKRHCTIIYGFKATLYQVLLLFVFLPYQAYLMGDAIIRTLIRVFVTKRNTLEWVTAADAEKRLKNDIKSFWKRMWVSGLIGGIILGVAILLSSPVWLVALLLFVVWSAAPFIAYFVSIVDEKNVEELSDEDRQELRRLARKNWRYFEDFVGAQEHYLPPDNYQEDPPNGIAHRTSPTNIGFALISVLAARDLGYMGILEMGERLNNTLKTVEKLEKWKGHLYNWYDTRTLEILRPRYISTVDSGNFIGYLMTLKQGLKEYMGKPLADMNLVLGLRDTIHLLKEEDNGVPLDTQLLEEVVRDRDISLVKWNNLLQHLLQSDNKLNSAGEQSKYKWLTKVYHMLSSFEKDIKELMPWVRLIDTMPEAIQEEKNVYAKASREIKDIFDRLQQSSSLAGLNEVCRQSIPRIDAAIGFIEGVKKKNSQHDATLAWAREVKNELERSSINILKALDVFNDLINRIQTIIDGTSFVPLFDSKRQLFSIGYNVEEEQLTKSYYDLFASEARQTSFIAIARGEVDLKHWYRLGRNLTMVDGYKGLVSWTGTMFEYLMPLLIMRNYKNTLWDETYRFVVESQRKYGRQRQVPWGTSESGYYAFDINLNYQYKAFGVPELGLKRGLSNDMVVAPYATVMALMVDPVNAAANMKQLKEEGAEGLYGFYESIDYTPERLSHNQKNSIVKSFMVHHQGMSLMALVNYLNHNIMQNRFHAEPMVKSAELLLQERVPTRVILTKEHKEKIEPFKPIEQEHEEVVRILGIPGSPLPQAHILSNGSYSVMLTDSGSGYSRNQGNAVTRWREDLSFGNFGMFFYIQNLNSNNVWSATYAPYYDRPEEYKVVFSADKAEFLRRDGNIDTHTEIVVSPEDNAEIRRISLTNHSEHTRTLEVTSYFEVVLTSQSADVAHPAFSNLFVRTEFLPEYNCLLANRRPREEGKNTIWAVHTVMVEGEAVGGIQYETDRTKFIGRGRNLSNPLAMDVDQPLSNTVGPVLDPVMSLRCRVKIGPGQTARIAYITGVGNNREEIIKLTQKYQEAAAVARAFELAWTRSQVETRYLGLKSGEEEVFQNMLSQILFASPLRRRRESIIQNNKKGQPALWAYGISGDVPIVLVIIGKTDEMDIVHQVLKAHEYWRMKGLSVDLVILNEDEGSYTQPLQNLLRDIVSVSHARELQDKPGGVFIRSGRTMPEEDKILLLTVARIVLRGDDGPLSSQVKLETDKLALPGIKEWKKEPKIYEMPKVEIKELSYYNGWGGFSADGKEYIIQLKEDQHTPAPWMNVISNQRFGFQVTESGGGYTWSENSRENKLTPWSNDPVSDPNGEVFYLRDEDTGELWSITPLPIREAEPYIIRHGHGYSIFEHTSHGIKQELIEFVPRQESVKICMIRLKNLSQETRSLSATYYIRPVLGVSDQLTAQYIATRVHDDTGILLIENSYNSDFPGRIAFMDVSEKERSFTGDRTEFFGHNGDMSNPEALKRERLSNRTGAGYDPCASMQARVDLDAGEEKKIVFLLGQSKDVDEIISICKKYRSIHEAEKELQSVKAFWEDTLGAVKVKTPDISMDLILNGWLLYQTISCRIWARSAFYQSGGAYGFRDQLQDVMAVVYVLPELTHSQILRHAAHQFVEGDVQHWWHPAAEKESGADKGIRTKFSDDLVWLPFVTADYIENTGDWNVLQIEIPYIEDELLREGEDERYNIPRLSQEKSSVYEHCVRAIDRALRFGQHGIPLMGSGDWNDGMSTVGNKGRGESVWLGWFLYTTLARFIPICEYQQDFERAERYKSISQEIVKSLEANAWDGGWYRRAYFDDGTPMGSAQNPECKIDSLAQSWSVISGAAKPHRSKEAMGALEHYLIKRDEGLIMLLTPPFDKGELKPGYIKGYVPGVRENGGQYTHAAIWVILAFAKMGDGDKAWEMFNLINPVNHARTPIEAARYKVEPYVMAADVYAVPPHVGRGGWTWYTGAAGWMYRVGVEHILGLKKRGETLIIDPCIPKDWDSYRMEYRYKDTKYVIHVMNPDRVNRGVKMIKLDGKESENRAVPLLDDRKEHYVEVTMGKKII
- a CDS encoding YckD family protein, whose protein sequence is MKSKKILAILAVVMMLIVPFSVFAATSDTPVAKTVRGFFGIDVSNLSDQQKADLTDYAKKMADLQKEFINRMVDNGSMTKEQGDAAIQRIDEAIQDGDITGFLKGMGKGGFGGHEKRGEFGMGRIDTSKLTDQQKADLTDTLKKMADTQKDFINAMVDNGTITKVQGDTAIQRIDDMLENLDSNGLTNGMMMGKGVMGGLGFKGLFGVDVSKFTDEQKADLTNYSQKMAELQKELVNKMVTSGLMTQEQGDAAVQRIDDMQKNIAENGFPTVEKGFGGRMKKGRFQ